The Juglans microcarpa x Juglans regia isolate MS1-56 chromosome 2D, Jm3101_v1.0, whole genome shotgun sequence DNA window aaaaaacattcatctCTTTATTTCCGTAGAACATTATAGGATCGAACAAACTTTTGTATAAGTTCAACAAATTGTTGAGATTTACGAGAGCAGCAAGTTGAAGTTTCTTATCACAGGAAGAAATGGGGATGTTGATTTACAGTTATGCGATCATTATATACTGACTTCCGAGTATAGGAACCAAAAAGGGAACACCTAGTAAAGAGGAAACTAAATGACCAGGAAAAGAAATGACTCTGATAATCCTCAACACCATCAAAGGATGTACATTCCAGTCAAATGTATGGATGCATGGACAGGAGAAGGCTTCCAAGTTTTTAACCTTCAGGTATAGGTGCCAGTAATTCCTGGTAAAAATAGTCATGTAAGCATAACATCTCCACATCTATAGATACAAACAATGAATGCAAAGAGTCATGAGATTACCTCAGAGAACCGCAAATGCCCATGGTGTGTGTTGGAAGTTTTAACAAGTCTTTCCCAGTTGGAATCAAGAGAGGTTGTCTTGGAAGCTTGGTTTCTAGTATTAATGCACATGGCAAGAGAAGAGCTTGAAGGTAAATTCCTTGAGGAAAGGGTAGGCAGAGTGCGCTTTAGCCAAGACTCAGATGGAGATTTTGGTAAAGGTGGGCCAAGAGGAAGGCGTGGATAACTGCCATGAGAACTTTCTTGTTCACCTGATCTCTTAGGCCGTTGgctttctaaattaattttctcaCCCACTTTTGAGCATGCAAATGTGACAGAATCCTGGCCAGCAGAACTTACTCGAGTACAAGATTTCTTAGGCTGTCGGTTTTCTGAACTAATCTTCCAACTGTCAGCCACTTTCGAATTTGTCACTGTAACATAATCCCGAGTAAGGCCATGAGGTCCTTCAGGATCAACTGATTTTACTGGCTGCTGGCTGTGTAAATCAACTTCCTTAGTATCAACCACTTTTTGTCCGATCAATGTAGCAGAATCCAGAATAAGATCCTGAGACTGTTTGGAATCATTCATGAGTTCCATTTGCCTATCAGGATTGAATCTGTCAGAACAAGACAGAAAAAAGGCATCAATAGAGTCTGAACTTTCAGGTTGCACTTTTGCATTTCCATCCCCAACACCAAAGTGCTTGAAATCTTGAGGTGAAGAATCTACGCAAGAACTTTTTTCCATTACACTACTTTTTCCAATAATCCCAAAATCATCCTCTCCTTTATCGGATAAGCCTCGCAAATTTGGAAAACTTAAATTTGAATTTCGAGATTTGACTATATGTACAGAGTCAACATAGACTGTTTTCTCTACTGGGCTTGTAGAACCTGATTCCCATTCGGTACTCTCATTGACCAATAACTCTCGAAAATTGGTTTGGCCTTTTCTGTGCGAATCTGACCCATTCACCCTGGAATTCTTGGTTTTTTCAGAAAGACCAAGAAAAcctttttcttcatggagaGATAGGAAAGATTCATTCTGGAAGATCGACATGCCATTACCCTGAAAACGCTTGTTCAAAGGTGATTCATCTGGTTTCTTACAGTCACTTTTATGAGCAGTTTGATTGGATTCACTTTTCACTGCAGTCTTATTTTCATGGAATTCATCTGCTCGACATCCACCTAGCAATCTTTGCTCATGTGCACCATCCTCAGCATGctatggaaattaaaaaaaaaaaaaaaaaaaaagtaggtaacAATGTCAAACAATGAATTTATACCTGACAATAACAACATAGCAGAAACGAAACAAGTAGATAGGGATAACATAAATACCTCCTTTTCTGAGTCACTGCAAGAACCAGCATATGAAGGTTTTGCCTTCACCGTACGGACTGAAGAAATGGGTACCCCTCTCTGCATGCTCATCCCCGGTACAGGATTTAGAATGCAAAAGGAACTTTTTAAGCAAAACCTAGGAAATAAGCCACAAACTCTAGCTGATGAAATTTCAGATCCATCATAATTATAAGCTTCATCTTCACTGTCTTCCACACCTATATCATGGGATTGACATGACACAACATTTGTTTTATTCTCATTATGCGGAGCATGTTTATCCCTAGCCACTGCCTTCTCTACCTGTCTCAGTTGTTCTTGTAGAACGGGTTGCTTCCAAGTAGCATGTTGGGGTGTTTCAGAAGCCATTGCCTTTGCTGCAGGCAAGAAGCGACCAATCATGAAATCCCGAGTTTGTGGATCCATCGTGAACGTTCCAGATGGTTTGACATCTTGACTATCCAAGCTGCTCAACCCACTAATGCTGCAGTTCATAAAAAATGATTCTGTCCTAGAAATTGTGTCAAGGGCATCCATATAGGCGTCATCACCTTGCTCTGAACCAAAACCCTCCCCCTCTATCTTCTCTTTGGAGCTTTCATATTTGGTCACATTTTCATCCAAAGATGAAACACATTGAGACCTGGAAAGGACACTTTCTGTTTTGGACTGAGTAATAGTTGTAGGTTTAGAACCTTCAGCAAAATCCTGCTGTTTGACAATTGAAACCCTCCCAGGTGGAAGCTTTGGAGCAATATGAGGCCTCTCGAGACCAACAGTTAgtgctttcctttcattcttggGTCTTCCTGGGGTTTTCTCCCAGACAAAAGGAACAGTTCCTGGGTTCCTCACTGGACCTGATTTTAACTCTGACTTGTAAAAAGGAAGGGGAGGTACTTTAGGGGATGAATTATCAGTGGTCCTTATGTTGTCAGATTGTGTGGATACTGCTGTTGATGCAACCCTCCTCACAGATAAAATTGGCTGataaaaatccaattttttgtCTTCCATCAGATTCCCTAAAATTATGTATTAGTTTCTGCAAATATTAGCATCAGATCAAACTGCAGCTACACTAAGCAAGACTCGGGACAAGAGGCACATCATGGGAAGATATAATATTCACATAAGTACAAATCCCAGTTCTATCCAccatcatataaataaataaaagattaaaaggaaaagaaaccaTAATGCAATCTACACTGCTCATGTTACACAGTAGCATAAAAAGGAACCTTATGAAACTCAGCTCAATTTTGTTGACACCAACAAGGGTGTAGGCTTGATTGCAGAGGGGCTTACTCTTATGTGGTTGGGTGGATGAGAGGTCACGTGTTCAAGTCTCCATGAGCCTCATGCCCACTATCTCTGCTCAGTGGCTGAGTACACTCTGCCCTTGTGGAGCTGGGGTCAAGTTATGTCTCGAGTCCATCTCGAGGGAGCGTTTATAGCTCCACGCCATCTAGGAGCTCAACAATGGGTTAGAGTGATACAATGCTTATGCCCAAATAGAGGATACCAACCTCTAGTCTCTCCCCCCTATACTCTTTGCTTGCCGATTTAAAattactcattttattaataaaagattgtgaaaattttatcTGGGCATCAGTTAAGTTGAATAAACATCTGAAAAACTGTGGAGTATTGTTTAGAAGCTTTCTATGAGCATCTAGCTTAAGTTCAAACTTCTAAGGAGTGATACAGCATTTGTGACTTCTTTTTGGAAACTGAATTGATGGTTTTTTTCATAACAGTTGAGGTGAGTAGATTTTCCCTTTCCACAACATACTTAGTAtcttttaaatgtattttgaggataaatataaatatatatatatatatatttataggtaaGTTACCCACATTCCCAGGGAGTCTTGAATGCCAGACGTCATGCTCCACCCTATTCTTAAAGGGCGTCCGGTGAGGGATACCAATTTTTCCAAAGGAATTTTCTTTTCCAGGCATTAAAAAGACATCAGAATTTAATAGATAACAATACGCAAGTAATTTCACTGTTTGCAGTGAGTTTTTTCATCTAGAAAAAACTAACAAATCAGAAACTGCTAACTCCATTCTCCATGTACATGGTGATTATAACAAAGAAAAACCTATGGGACAACCGGGTATTGTATTTGTGACTAATGTTTTCTTTGAGCTCAAAATCAGAAGCTGAAGTGCTCTGGCCTTCAAGCCCTGTTTCACAACTATgattaagaagaaaatgagattcaattaaaataaaactgaCTTTTTATCAGTTGGGACAAATACACTGGAAGCTTAAtacaaccttttttttctttttgagattcTATTTTATCAGCAACCAAACGTATTAATAAGTGATACGAAAGAAATGGATCTTTCTATTTGGAGACAATACGGGGGATTGGGagtataactattttttttaacaagaaaaagaaaagaaattgatcAAATGAGCAGCATTGTTGACTATCCACCAatgaaaaatcaagaaaaacaaaaccaattcaaagaaaattaaaaattaaaaataaagcaaatcaAATTCATTGAAACTTTTGAATCCCATATCAATATTAATGGAAATAACTTCAGAATCCTCTACTCAACACCAccaattttttcccaaaatacaATCTCATcgagaaaagggaaaagagaaaagaaagaagatgaagtagACGAAGCGAAAAAAACAGATACTTTATTTGAAGCCAATACAATCAAGAAATGTTTAAGAACACTTGAACATCAAACCCAAACTCCTCGTCACCAAGAAAATGAAACACGTAGCAAAGAAACGATATTCTTTGTTTGCATTTCGTTTTGTGAAACTTGATAAACAATCCTTCATACATAACCATCCAACACTAAGCAATTGAGCCACAGAAACATTACTAGCAGAGAGAGATGtgctttagagagagagagagagaacctgtaGGAAATAGCCGATCCCAGAAACCAGGTCGGTCAGGTTCTTGGGAAGTGCAAACTTTTTTACAAGTTCTTGGAAGGTGCAAATGGGAGCTCTAAAACTCtgattaagagagagagagagagagagagagagagggagagagaggagggagatTATTGCATATCACACTCtgtaaatccaaaaacaaaactcCAAAAGGGAGAGAGATTATTCCATATCATACCCAGGAAATCCAAAGAAAACTCtcgagacagagagagagagagagagagagaggggataaACTAGTCTGCACGCATGTTTTTTATTAACATGGTTGCAGAGGAGAACAGAGCTTTTTCGCTCCTATATTATGATGCTATAATAAAGGAGACTTTTTTTATTGTATGGGGGGGAACGATACGACGATACGTTGCTTTTGTTTAATGCTTTGTAGCTTCTTTTCTTTCGGATCATGTGAggaaagcctttttttttaaaaagagaaccCCAGAAAACAATGAGCCCACAAAGTCTCGGTCATATATTATTGATAGGGAAGCTGAATAGGATATTAGATTGAGAAGAGTGGAAGGCAACCCCATCCTATCTTTCTTCCCATTAAATTATTAACATATAAGATTATTTGATAATCATATATTgctgataataattttttgcaatttcttatcaaaatttatGATCTAgcttataaaatagataaatatataatataaatttgatGATATTTATTGTGCATATTAGGCTCATTTGTacagtgagatgatatgagatgattttaaatgaattgaattaaatattattaaaatatgatttttgaatattattattattttggaatttgaaaaagttaaattgcttgttatattttgtataggactttgagaaaattataatgatcagattcgatgagatgggttgaaagtatttctgaatccaaacgaggcctaaaatttttttttttctattgtagGGTAGGATTGTACTTTTCTCAATTCtcaaagtatttttttcattagtgAGGTATTATTATGAATTAGTTTTTTCATTCAATTTCACAATTCTAATTTGTTATCTTAGGTAGAGTTGTTAGTGTGCTTCAAGACAATGATATGTGTTTGGAGATTGAAAGACTGCATAGAATGGTAGGAGAAGCCTCGATAAGGGGAGGGGAAAATGGGGTATGAAAAGAAGTTTGGCAGCTAGAGATCCCAGGCAAGGTCAAATTGTTCATGTGGAAGTgtctcaataatatttttcatacaaaagACAATCTTAATAGGAAGAACATTATTGAGAACAACATATGCCCAGTCTATTTAAGGGATAGTGAGACACCAGTCCATGTTCTATGGGAATGCCATGCTGCAGCAGATGTGTGGGGGTGAAGAGAACAACTTGCTCAGTCAATGGAATGAAACGAGACTAAAGCTAAGTAAGGAGATCGTGGAGTTGGTATCAGTAATGTTCTACCATATATGGGTAAGGAGGAATGCCTTCATTTTTCAGAATCAGTTTTCCAAACTTGAGTCCATCGGTATAAGGGCTCGAGttgatttatctttttttaaagaaaacaacaagGAGAGGTCCAAATGTGTTGTAGGGACTCAATAGAGAACTTCACTTCCAAGATGGGAACCCCTTACGTGGCCATATCTCAACGCCAATTTTGATACTGCTTTCGACAAAGAGAAAGGGTGTATGGGAGATGGTGTGGTGATCAGAGATTCAAATAGCAGTGTACAAGCAGTCTTGACATTCTATAAGGATCATATCTCATCAGCTCTCCAAACCAAAAGGATGGCCCTCCTCAGAGCTATGGAATTGTGTTCTGAACTTGGTTTTAACCAAATCTGTTTTGAAGGGGATGCTAAGCTTGTTGTTGATGCAGTTAACACCAAACAAGTAGATAACTCATGGTTGGGCCAATTGACAGAGGATATACAACAAATAATAAAGTACAATCAAGCATGCTGTCTTAATTTTGCTTACAGATCAGAAAACAAAGCTGCCTATACAGTAGCAAAACTGGCTATTAGGAATGATAAGGAAACCATCTGGCTAGAGGAGGGTCCTCTAGAGGTTTTAAACATAGTTCAAGGGGACTCTTTCATGTATGATATAATCGTTTCTTGATCaataaaaaacatttatttttttaaaaagaagacaATGATATGTCTCCTTATATGATTTAGTTTTTCTTatcaattaaaaagaaaaataatgatccTAGAAAACTATTCAACAACAATTACACCtctccaataaaatatttttttaatttaaattaaatttgataggtttggattcaaaaataaataagagcattggcattggcttcatcaaaagtctagccaaatgtaaaatttgatgaatttcatcaaaatagggctgcattggattagtcaaatagataaatgtgaaactttgagttacagtaaatctataggtttcttcaaatttgaagatctactattcattcatcaaatctattttttattcacttttaatctctaaaggtcttttttattcacatttaatctccaaccgtcttgtaataataatgtaagaatcaaattaaattattaatcaatatatgattagtgtaattgtaaaatatgaaaaaaaataaaaatatttttattaaaaaaataatattatattattattttgatgaattcaatggctaattcaatgtggaatTATGACTagagaagttttagatttatagaaatcatgtacttttcatcaaattttagagataactttgatgaaaccaatgccaatgctctaacacTTTTTATAAAAGCTCGTACAAAAGTTCAGAAGTAGTATGtctatattattttcaaaaaaaaataaataaacgagAGATCTAGAAAACACAAACCAAGAAGGGTACGGAAATAGATAAAACGACAATATAATAAGATATTTCAGACAGTGACAATTTTGACAAGTGAACCGTCAAAATCACAGCCAagaacaaattattaaaattaagaaatataaaaatatttctctgaCTACCATCCAATAAAATCACCCCTAAACTAATAATTTTGACAATCGTCCCTTCCTAATTTGGATAGGAATAAAAATGTCGCTTTGAATTGTTTCAGagtgtttgaaaattttaaacgTGTCATCTTTctgcataaatattttaaaatatgatttgaagAACGTTCAaccgaaaaaaataaataatgggaTGAAAACATtgcatatcaaaacaaaaacacccTTAGATGTTGTGATTTCATGGATTATAGAATATATGGACACGAATATTAACAAGCAAGAATCACAACTATagttactatttttattttttatacatatgtATTTCGTGTGTAGGTAGGTGACAATGGTAACACTGTTACATTAAAATTTTGCTGCAAAACTGCCACCCATTTTATTAGCTGCTGCAAAACTGTCATTGGAAATGATACTAACCATTTTATTAGCAGCTTAGTTCATATTGACAAGGAATTATTAAAGTAGAAAGCATGACTCTCTATATTGGCTTATTTACATTCACAAGTGGGTTAAAATGGAAAGCAATAATAGTTCAGAACATTCCAGCCAGATGCAgctaaaggaaaatattttaggttCATTATATAGACAGAATCGAACAACTTTGTACACTAACAGGCTAAAGACTTACTAAAACATttcggaagaaaaaaaaaatcaatcatgaGTATAGCAGACATGATATGATTGCTTGCTCTTAATAAGATAAGCAGACTAAAATGTAGGCATGTCAATATCTTTGCTGCCAAGTATTTTAGATATGTCACATTTTTTACTTGTATACTAGACATGTCAATGGCTTTGCTGCAAAGTATACTAGAAATGTCAATAGCAGGAGTACCAATTCCATAGCTTATAGTATTTGTGATATTGACAATTGATAAAATACTCAAAAGCTCAAAGCTCAAAGCTCATCAAAACTGAAGACTTCCAACCCAATAAAAAACAGAGCCATTTAAGtgaggacaaaaaaaaaaggtaaggaAAGAGTAAACAGAGTGGAGAAGTTGGGAAAGAGCATGAAGTGGTTTACGAGGTCTGTCAAGTGCAGGCGTTATTTCTAACTGCTCTATTTAATTATCATATTGACGTAGAAATCATCACTTccttttttattgatattttttgtttttattagtttttaaattggtttcaataaaaaccaaaaaacaaattgaggatgcatttgttttatttagttttcattgatttctgttttttttattgaatggtTTTCATTCCACTGTATCTCAATGACATGTAAAATTCATCCTACATCTGCTTATTCGATTCGGCGAGCAAGAGATGGCAagataaacttaaaaaaaaaaatcaatataatagACAAGCTCATCATAAAACAAGAATTCACACCATAAATTAAGAATTGAAAGCTCAAAGCAAAATCGTTTTACCTTGTTGAGGGCAAACTCCAGCTGGTGAAGGCAACAACGACGACGACGACtaaggaaggggaaggggacgaacaactagaaaaataaaatcaatatagcAGATAAGCTTAGCATAAAACAAGAATTCATACCATAAAACAAGAATTGAAAGTTCATAGCAGAAATCATTTTACCTTATTGAGGGCAGACTCCA harbors:
- the LOC121250919 gene encoding uncharacterized protein LOC121250919; the encoded protein is MEDKKLDFYQPILSVRRVASTAVSTQSDNIRTTDNSSPKVPPLPFYKSELKSGPVRNPGTVPFVWEKTPGRPKNERKALTVGLERPHIAPKLPPGRVSIVKQQDFAEGSKPTTITQSKTESVLSRSQCVSSLDENVTKYESSKEKIEGEGFGSEQGDDAYMDALDTISRTESFFMNCSISGLSSLDSQDVKPSGTFTMDPQTRDFMIGRFLPAAKAMASETPQHATWKQPVLQEQLRQVEKAVARDKHAPHNENKTNVVSCQSHDIGVEDSEDEAYNYDGSEISSARVCGLFPRFCLKSSFCILNPVPGMSMQRGVPISSVRTVKAKPSYAGSCSDSEKEHAEDGAHEQRLLGGCRADEFHENKTAVKSESNQTAHKSDCKKPDESPLNKRFQGNGMSIFQNESFLSLHEEKGFLGLSEKTKNSRVNGSDSHRKGQTNFRELLVNESTEWESGSTSPVEKTVYVDSVHIVKSRNSNLSFPNLRGLSDKGEDDFGIIGKSSVMEKSSCVDSSPQDFKHFGVGDGNAKVQPESSDSIDAFFLSCSDRFNPDRQMELMNDSKQSQDLILDSATLIGQKVVDTKEVDLHSQQPVKSVDPEGPHGLTRDYVTVTNSKVADSWKISSENRQPKKSCTRVSSAGQDSVTFACSKVGEKINLESQRPKRSGEQESSHGSYPRLPLGPPLPKSPSESWLKRTLPTLSSRNLPSSSSLAMCINTRNQASKTTSLDSNWERLVKTSNTHHGHLRFSEELLAPIPEG
- the LOC121249423 gene encoding uncharacterized protein LOC121249423, which codes for MGDGVVIRDSNSSVQAVLTFYKDHISSALQTKRMALLRAMELCSELGFNQICFEGDAKLVVDAVNTKQVDNSWLGQLTEDIQQIIKYNQACCLNFAYRSENKAAYTVAKLAIRNDKETIWLEEGPLEVLNIVQGDSFMYDIIVS